One genomic window of Parasteatoda tepidariorum isolate YZ-2023 chromosome 9, CAS_Ptep_4.0, whole genome shotgun sequence includes the following:
- the LOC139426448 gene encoding uncharacterized protein yields MLVFPHFVGACFPLFRWCLLSIILLLLVFHYFVGACFPLVRWCLLSISSLVLAFHYFVGACFPLFRWCLLSIISLVLAFHYFVGACFPLFRWCLLSIISLVLAFHYFVGACFPLFRWCLLSIISLVLAFHYFVGACFPLFRWCLFSIISLVLVFHYFVGACFPLFRWCLFSIISLVLVFHYFVGACFPLFRWCLFSIISLVLVFHYFVGACFPLFRWCLFSIISLVLVFHYFVGACFPLFRWCLFSIISLVLVFHYFVGACFPLFRWCLFSIISLVLVFHYFVGACFPLFRWCLFSIISLVLVFHYFVGACFPLFRWCLFSIISLVLVFHYFVGACFPLFRWCLFSIISLVLVFH; encoded by the coding sequence ATGCTTGTTTTCCCTCATTTCGTTGGTGCTTGTTTTCCATTATTTCGTTGGTGCTTgctttccattattttgttgCTGCttgttttccattattttgtcggTGCTTGTTTTCCGTTAGTTCGTTGGTGCTTGCTTTCCATTAGTTCGTTGGTGCTTGCTTTCCATTATTTCGTTGGTGCTTGCTTTCCATTATTTCGTTGGTGCTTGCTTTCCATTATTTCGTTGGTGCTTGCTTTCCATTATTTCGTTGGTGCTTGCTTTCCATTATTTCGTTGGTGCTTGCTTTCCATTATTTCGTTGGTGCTTGCTTTCCATTATTTCGTTGGTGCTTGCTTTCCATTATTTCGTTGGTGCTTGCTTTCCATTATTTCGTTGGTGCTTGCTTTCCATTATTTCGTTGGTGCTTGCTTTCCATTATTTCGTTGGTGCTTGTTTTCCATTATTTCGTTGGTGCTTGTTTTCCATTATTTCGTTGGTGCTTGTTTTCCATTATTTCGTTGGTGCTTGTTTTCCATTATTTCGTTGGTGCTTGTTTTCCATTATTTCGTTGGTGCTTGTTTTCCATTATTTCGTTGGTGCTTGTTTTCCATTATTTCGTTGGTGCTTGTTTTCCATTATTTCGTTGGTGCTTGTTTTCCATTATTTCGTTGGTGCTTGTTTTCCATTATTTCGTTGGTGCTTGTTTTCCATTATTTCGTTGGTGCTTGTTTTCCATTATTTCGTTGGTGCTTGTTTTCCATTATTTCGTTGGTGCTTGTTTTCCATTATTTCGTTGGTGCTTGTTTTCCATTATTTCGTTGGTGCTTGTTTTCCATTATTTCGTTGGTGCTTGTTTTCCATTATTTCGTTGGTGCTTGTTTTCCATTATTTCGTTGGTGCTTGTTTTCCATTATTTCGTTGGTGCTTGTTTTCCATTATTTCGTTGGTGCTTGTTTTCCATTATTTCGTTGGTGCTTGTTTTCCATTATTTCGTTGGTGCTTGTTTTCCATTATTTCGTTGGTGCTTGTTTTCCATTATTTCGTTGGTGCTTGTTTTCCATTATTTCGTTGGTGCTTGTTTTCCATTAG